Proteins from a single region of Nitrosarchaeum sp.:
- a CDS encoding tRNA (N(6)-L-threonylcarbamoyladenosine(37)-C(2))-methylthiotransferase yields MAKIFVEAYGCSASFADSEMISGLIVNGGHTLVKDSSESDLNIVVTCSVKDSTANKMMHRINSLKSKPLVVAGCLPKAEQSTVEKITQRASLLGPNSLGKTLQVIDSTLRGIKQIALEDSDLSKVGLPKVRLNPVIGIIEIASGCMSECTFCQTKLSKGDLKSYRLGDIVRQVETEISEGCKEIWLTSTDNGCYGLDINTDLPTLINAVSEIPEDFMIRVGMMNPMYMPRIKEELIKSFDSDKVYKFLHIPVQSGSNKVLNDMKRGHTVNTVKEVVKKAKERFENFTISTDVIVGFPSETNEDFEKTFELINEIRPDIVNLSKYSARPGTEAAEWEQIEASEVKRRSRIIFNQINEISLENNQKWIGWRGKVLFDEETNEGIKGRNDAYKSVFVKDKIKIGQTHTVEITDATTHSILGKIVS; encoded by the coding sequence ATGGCAAAGATTTTCGTAGAAGCATACGGATGTTCTGCTAGTTTTGCAGACTCGGAAATGATTTCAGGATTAATTGTAAATGGAGGTCATACACTAGTCAAAGATTCTTCAGAATCAGATTTGAACATAGTAGTAACATGTTCGGTAAAAGATTCAACTGCAAATAAAATGATGCATCGAATTAATTCTCTGAAATCAAAACCGTTAGTTGTAGCAGGTTGTCTTCCAAAGGCTGAACAAAGCACAGTAGAGAAGATCACTCAAAGAGCAAGCTTACTAGGACCAAACTCATTAGGAAAGACATTACAAGTTATAGATTCAACATTAAGAGGAATAAAACAGATAGCACTAGAAGATTCTGATCTATCAAAAGTAGGATTACCAAAAGTAAGACTGAATCCAGTAATCGGAATTATTGAAATTGCAAGTGGTTGTATGAGTGAATGTACTTTTTGTCAGACCAAATTATCTAAAGGGGATCTCAAAAGTTATAGATTAGGAGATATCGTCAGACAGGTTGAAACTGAAATAAGTGAAGGATGTAAAGAAATTTGGTTAACTTCTACAGATAATGGATGTTATGGTTTGGATATCAATACAGATTTGCCTACTTTGATAAATGCAGTATCAGAGATTCCAGAGGATTTTATGATAAGAGTAGGAATGATGAACCCAATGTACATGCCAAGAATAAAGGAGGAATTGATAAAGTCATTTGATAGTGATAAAGTTTACAAATTTCTACACATTCCTGTGCAGAGCGGCAGCAACAAAGTCCTAAACGATATGAAACGAGGTCATACTGTAAACACGGTCAAAGAAGTAGTAAAAAAAGCCAAAGAACGATTTGAAAACTTTACAATTTCAACTGATGTCATAGTAGGATTTCCATCAGAGACTAATGAAGATTTTGAGAAAACATTCGAACTCATTAATGAAATACGCCCAGACATCGTGAATCTTTCAAAGTATAGTGCAAGACCAGGTACGGAAGCTGCAGAATGGGAACAGATAGAAGCGTCAGAGGTAAAAAGAAGAAGCAGAATCATCTTCAATCAAATAAATGAAATCTCATTAGAGAATAACCAAAAATGGATCGGTTGGAGAGGTAAAGTTTTGTTTGATGAAGAGACTAATGAAGGCATCAAAGGAAGAAACGATGCATACAAATCAGTATTTGTAAAAGACAAAATTAAGATCGGTCAAACTCATACAGTCGAAATAACAGATGCAACTACGCACAGTATTCTTGGAAAGATCGTAAGCTAA
- a CDS encoding aspartate ammonia-lyase: MKFRLDEDSLGKVKIPSDAYYGAFTGRAVKQYHVTGNKAHPNLIKSFVMIKRSAAIANMKTKAIDAKRGNAIVSACDKILAGKFTDQFVIDMINSGAGTAFNMNSNEVIANVALEILHKKKGQYQHLHPNDHVNMSQSSNDTYPTAMHVAILINLKDAIPTIDTLIKSLTKKAKEFSSFKKIGRTHLMDALPVTLGSEFTAYATSITKARNVIVSSQKELQNVALGGTAVGTGANTPKGYRKIAITELAKISKLSLVPEKDMQFGLQSKFAVANLSGALRNLALEINKLANDIRLMASGPIAGLSELGIPAVHAGSSIMPGKVNPSLAECMNMICFNIIGNDTAVSYAAQSGQFELNVMMPGMLKCMLESTDMLKNFLPIFSANLIDGLSANKEKLQSNIENSPVIVTLLTPKIGYLKSAELFKESLKTGKSIRELVTSKKLMDNKEIDALFR, encoded by the coding sequence ATGAAATTTAGATTAGATGAAGATTCACTAGGCAAAGTCAAAATTCCTTCTGACGCATATTATGGAGCATTTACAGGAAGAGCAGTTAAACAATATCATGTAACAGGAAACAAAGCACATCCAAATTTAATAAAATCATTTGTCATGATAAAAAGATCTGCTGCAATTGCAAACATGAAGACAAAGGCAATTGATGCAAAACGTGGAAATGCAATAGTTTCTGCATGTGATAAAATATTGGCAGGAAAATTCACAGACCAATTTGTAATTGATATGATCAATTCAGGTGCTGGAACTGCTTTCAACATGAATTCAAATGAAGTCATTGCAAATGTTGCCTTAGAAATACTACACAAAAAGAAAGGCCAATATCAACATCTACATCCAAATGATCATGTAAACATGTCACAGTCAAGTAACGATACTTATCCAACTGCAATGCATGTTGCAATTCTAATTAATCTAAAAGATGCAATTCCAACAATTGACACATTAATAAAATCATTAACAAAAAAAGCAAAAGAATTTTCATCATTTAAAAAAATTGGAAGAACCCATTTGATGGATGCATTACCAGTAACACTTGGAAGTGAATTTACAGCTTATGCCACATCCATCACTAAAGCACGAAATGTAATAGTTTCATCACAAAAAGAATTACAAAACGTAGCATTAGGAGGAACTGCAGTTGGCACTGGAGCTAATACTCCAAAAGGTTATAGAAAAATTGCAATAACAGAATTGGCAAAGATTTCAAAATTATCCCTAGTTCCAGAAAAAGATATGCAGTTTGGATTACAAAGTAAATTTGCAGTAGCAAATCTTTCAGGGGCATTACGTAATTTAGCACTTGAAATTAACAAACTTGCAAACGATATTAGATTAATGGCATCAGGTCCAATTGCAGGTCTATCGGAATTAGGAATTCCTGCGGTGCACGCAGGTTCATCCATTATGCCAGGCAAGGTAAACCCCTCACTAGCAGAATGCATGAACATGATTTGTTTTAACATAATCGGAAATGATACAGCCGTATCATATGCAGCACAAAGTGGACAGTTTGAACTAAATGTAATGATGCCAGGCATGCTAAAGTGCATGCTTGAATCTACTGACATGTTGAAAAATTTCTTACCAATATTTTCTGCAAATTTAATTGACGGATTATCTGCAAACAAAGAAAAACTTCAAAGTAACATAGAAAACAGTCCAGTTATTGTAACACTTCTCACACCAAAGATTGGTTATCTAAAATCTGCAGAACTATTCAAAGAGTCTCTAAAAACTGGAAAATCAATTAGAGAATTAGTTACATCAAAGAAACTGATGGACAATAAAGAAATTGATGCACTGTTTAGATAA
- a CDS encoding multicopper oxidase domain-containing protein, with the protein MLFTIAAVAVMGATLFGSTYTQTQIGGQSLDVSKMNADVIEQIHQMGGLQLVMPEAFAETDCGALADSGRNVVEFNLTGESVTLPIMGGKTFNAMTFSGQVPGPTLRVTQGDVVKMTLTIPADEVTGHGNDMHASQMSAGNFESVNPGETSQYCYIAEAAGTFKYHCSGVKLIGMDQHVLSGMYGLAIVDPIDGYNKLMVEKTAVSNGQVTLDRQFYDADALEFTLQYNQLYLTPEGNYDAGKMFGHQNTATVVNGMQFGYVPNMLHNILVKGDANKNIFVAQPWNGLEHKQYQSQLLFVENDQHVRLFVENQGNEPVFFHIVGEILDRVTQGNRVQSAATETWLLGGSQGMIVDLVFDEPGAYAAVNHDYAAIYTGAATVFVAGDPFGLNPRLVDAGVIPAPVPSYAYALGNPSDAVPPMGMNSIAHPAVNIHGLYTDEVASEMKDAGMIPLWEVIPTLPPVP; encoded by the coding sequence ATGCTCTTTACTATTGCAGCAGTCGCTGTAATGGGGGCAACCTTATTCGGAAGCACATACACACAAACCCAAATTGGTGGACAATCACTTGACGTTTCAAAAATGAACGCCGATGTAATTGAACAAATCCACCAAATGGGCGGTTTACAGCTTGTAATGCCAGAGGCATTCGCAGAAACTGATTGTGGCGCATTAGCAGACTCTGGACGAAATGTCGTAGAGTTCAACTTGACTGGTGAAAGTGTTACCCTTCCAATCATGGGAGGAAAGACATTCAATGCAATGACCTTTAGTGGACAAGTCCCAGGACCAACACTAAGAGTTACTCAGGGTGATGTCGTAAAAATGACACTAACAATCCCAGCAGATGAAGTTACTGGGCACGGTAACGACATGCATGCATCACAAATGTCTGCAGGAAACTTTGAATCCGTTAATCCGGGTGAAACAAGTCAATACTGCTACATTGCAGAAGCAGCTGGTACTTTCAAGTACCATTGTTCTGGTGTAAAACTCATTGGAATGGATCAACACGTTCTTTCCGGCATGTACGGACTTGCAATAGTTGACCCAATCGATGGTTACAACAAATTAATGGTCGAGAAAACAGCAGTTAGTAATGGCCAAGTAACATTGGACAGACAGTTCTACGATGCAGATGCATTAGAGTTCACACTCCAATACAACCAATTGTACCTTACACCTGAAGGTAATTATGATGCCGGAAAAATGTTCGGACATCAAAACACCGCTACAGTTGTAAACGGAATGCAATTTGGTTATGTACCAAACATGTTACATAACATCCTTGTAAAAGGCGATGCAAACAAGAACATCTTTGTTGCACAACCATGGAATGGACTTGAACACAAGCAGTACCAATCACAACTCTTATTTGTTGAAAATGATCAGCATGTAAGACTCTTTGTTGAAAACCAAGGTAACGAACCAGTATTTTTCCACATTGTTGGTGAAATCTTGGACAGAGTTACACAAGGTAACAGAGTACAATCCGCAGCAACTGAAACATGGTTACTCGGTGGCTCACAAGGAATGATTGTTGACTTGGTATTTGACGAACCAGGTGCATATGCAGCAGTTAATCACGACTATGCAGCAATTTACACTGGCGCAGCTACAGTATTTGTAGCAGGTGATCCATTTGGATTGAATCCAAGATTGGTTGATGCAGGAGTAATTCCAGCACCAGTTCCATCATATGCTTACGCATTGGGTAACCCAAGTGATGCTGTCCCTCCAATGGGAATGAACAGCATTGCACATCCAGCAGTAAACATTCATGGTCTATACACTGATGAAGTAGCTTCTGAAATGAAAGATGCAGGTATGATTCCTTTATGGGAAGTAATACCAACATTACCACCAGTACCTTAG